The nucleotide window TTGGACATATCTATTGGAATGATTCGGCACAATCGGTCATCATAAGAAACTGCGCAAATATCAGCAAGGATAAGCAGGTTTATACAAAAGCGCCCTCTACCTTGACCGGGGGCATTGCCGGCTCTGCCCGCTTTGTCCCGCAGACCAATATCAAAATTGAAAACTGCTATAATCGCAGCAATGTAATTAGCGATATGCTTAATTTTAACTGGAATAAAGGGCCGGAATACTGTACGGGCGTCACTGCGGGCGGTATTATCGGCGCTGCCGGCGGAATCAGAGTTCAGAACTGCTATTCTTCTGCGGCAGATATTTCCGCAACAGCCACGACAGGCGAGGACGCCTATGAGGGCGGCATCGCCGGCCTGATCTGGGGTACAATGCTAAGTGAAGACTATTACGAAACCAATGCAAACGTCGCTGTGGGAATCGGCGGTGCCGTTGACTCCAGCATGGCAATTGTTCTCCAAGCAGATTTGGCGGGGGAAGCTGAAGGCGCTACGGCTGCTCAGCTTCAAACGAAATCCTTCTACGGTGATAGCTGGCAGTGGTATACCAGCGGCGGCACGGAGCCTGCGTACTACAGTTCTACGGATCCCTGGCGATTCGCGGCGGCTGATAGCTATCCCGTCCTGCGGGGCTTGCCGTATACCCCAACTCCTCCCAGCGGAGGCAGCTCCTACACTCCAAGCACATACCGGATTACCTCGACAGCCAATGTGGGCGGGGCAATAACTCCGGCCGGAAATTCTATTGTGACGGAATACGGCAGCATCACATTTACGATCAAGCCGGATAAAAACTACATCATCAAAGATGTACTCGTTGACGGAGCTAGCATCGGTACAGTGACAACATACACCTTTTCTTCCGTCAGATCGAATCATACGATCGAAGCAATTTTTGCGCATGATTGCCCGAGTAAGCCGTTTACCGATGTGGACATCACGCAGTGGTACCATGAAGGGATTGACTATGTGTTGCTTGCCGGCCTGTTCAAAGGGACCTCTGCAACGACGTTTGAGCCAAATACCTCTATGACAAGAGCGATGCTGGTCACCGTCCTCCACCGTCTCGAAGGAACTCCGGCGGCTACAGGTAATACTTTCTCCGATGTAGCTTCCGGAAAATGGTATACTAACGCCGTTGTCTGGGCAAACGTAAAAGGCATTGTCAAGGGGTATGACTCGGATACCTTTGGTACGAATGATTTCATCACCCGTGAACAGCTTGCCACAATTTTGTACCGTTATGCTCAATATAAAGGCTACGACGTAATCGTTGGCGAAGACACCAACATCCTTTCCTATGAGGATGCTTTCAACATTTCCGAATATGCTATTCCCGCAGTCCAATGGGCTTGCGGCGCAGGCATTATGCAAGGCGATGCAGCAAAACTTGATCCCCAAGGTAACGCCACCCGGGCACAAGTCGCGGCGATGCTTATGAGATTCATTGAGAATGTTGTAAAATAAGATGCAGTAAGAAGCAACAACGGGAACAGCAGTCAGATGTGCTACGTTAGCCTCTTACTGCTGTTCCCACATGAACAAAGTGTTTTAATATATTTGAAAGATGATTTTCCTCATTAAATGCTATATAGGTGAATGTATATGATCGAAAGGAGCTGTGCCATGAAAATGATTAATCTGTCCCTAAAACGGTACACTGTATTGTTGATATCCACACTGCTGCTTTTCTCAGCACTTGTTACCCCTGCATATGGCATTACAATTACGCCAATCACACCGACTCAGCCGATAACACCAATTACGCCGATTACTCCAATAACTCCGATTCAGCCGGGCGACGGTACGACATTGCCGCCTTTAATTTCCCCGGAGTATGATTTTACTTTATCCAATGGTGCCGCAACGATTACGAAATACAAAGGAACCGCTTCAAAAGTAGTGATCCCGTCACAATTAGGCGGAAGTCCGGTCAAAGTAATCGGCATCATGGCATTCAACGGGAATAAAACACTTACTGATGTAGTTATCCCCGAGGGAGTCACCACGCTTAAAGACATGTCTTTCTATAATTGCACAAACCTTGTCAATGTAACCCTTCCCTCGACACTAACAAGGTTGGAGGGTGAGTCTTTCGCATTATGCTCAAAACTTACAAGTATCACTCTTCCGGATAACCTCACTTTTTTGGATTCCTATGCTTTTCATGGCTCTGGGTTGACCTCCATAACCTTCCCCAAAAACCTAACGGATTTTTTATTCTTTCATGAAACCAATAATCTGAAAGCAATCAATGTTGTGCCGGAAAATCCCGCTTTCGCAAGCATCGACAGGGTGCTATACACTAAGGATAAAAAAGACCTTCTCCTGTATCCTCCGGCAAAACCAGATATAACCTTCAGCGTTCCCGATGGCGTCTTGTATCTTTCTCATGGTGCATTTTCCGGGAGCCGGTATTTACAAAAGGTAACCGTGCCTGCGAGTGTAGTTTTCGTATATGGTTCTTTTCGCTATTGCGAAAGCTTGACCACGGTTGAATTCTTGGGAAGCACGACAAAACTATACGTTGATTGCTTTAAGGGCAGCAAGATGTTGACAAATGTTACTTTGCCAGCCAAGCTGGAACTGATTCCGGCAGAAGCTTTCTATAAATGTTCCAGTCTGAAAAGCATTGTGATCCCTTCTACAGTGAAAACAATCGAACATAACGCTTTTTCAGAATGCATAAATCTAGCGTCGATCAACCTTCCGGCTGGCCTCAAAGAAATCCAAAGTGGTACTTTCTCCGGATGCACTGCGCTTTCGTCTATAGCAATACCCGAGACTGTTGAACTGATCAACAACTATGCTTTTTCTGGCTGTTCCAATCTGTCCACTGTTACGATCCCGTCCAACGTTGCCAAGATAGGCAAAAAAGCATTTCAGAGCTGCTCAAATCTCGCCGACGCAAGATTCACCGGCAACGCGCCGTCAATCGGCATTGAACTCTTTTGGAACACATCCGAAGGCTTTACCATTTACTATCCTTTTGGGAAAGAAGGCTGGACTACACCGACATGGTACGGATATCCCACAAAAGGGTACCTTGCGTATTCTGATCTGCCTATTATTAAGGTCCGGACACCCATCACGTTCCCGATTCCCTCATCAGATCCACAGACTCCTCCTCTGACAATTCCCAGGCCGGATTTTACCTTGCCATTGATACCGGCGCCTACAGAGGACGAAGCCCCCGACCTGCTTCCGAAGGAAGTGCTTCCAATCTTACCCGGCACTGACAGCTTTTACTCCAACGCCAGCGCATGGGCCGTACCCGAACTGAAGGAGGCAAACGGGCTGGGTCTTATTCCCGATATTCTTAAAGGCGCCGATATGACCAAATCCATTACCCGTGAGGAATTCTGTGAACTTGCTGTGTTGCTGTATGAAAAGATGACGGGAACGACAGCATCTCCTATGACTCCGAACCCCTTTACAGATACGACGAACAGCCAAATCCTTAAGGCCTATAAGCTGGGCATCACGACGGGCACATCGGCCACGACTTTCTCCCCCAAAACGCTGATCAATAGAGAACAGTGCGCCACAATGCTGTTCAGGGCCATCAAAGCCATCGCGCCAAACGCCGATTACAGCGTTTTGGGTGTGAATGATTTCCCCGATCAAAAGGACATTTCCACTTGGGCTGTGGATGGAGCCAAGTACATGTCGAAGCTCGGCATCATCAAGGGCGACACTGCGGGCAACTTCATGCCGAAGCCAATTACCGTGGCGCAGACCACAGCCGGCTTCGGGATGGCTGCTCGGGAGGCGGCAATCCTTATGACTGTAAGAACCTATAACGCGATAGATTAATGATTTGCCGACAGCTGTTTTCCATTAAACCACAGGCTGTAGGTATGTTATTGTATGGTGGTTAGAATCAAGCAAGCAGCAACGGGAACAGCAGTTAGAGGAGCTTTTTATAGCCTCTCATTGCTGTTCCCACATAACAATATCTAACATCTGTTGCAGAAAGAAGAATTCCCCATGACTAATGATATCTTACTATCTAAAATAGAAGACGAGCTTGAACGGTATCGCAAACTTTACGATGCCCTAAGAATAATTGACCCTGTTAATAAAAGAACAATTGGTCGCTCTGACAATTCCGATTATGGATTGGGCAATATTTCTTTTGACTATTGGACGTACGACTTGATAAGTGATGACTCCATTGCAACAAAAGCATTTCAAGAAAATACGTGTGTTATGAGATTGGTGCATATGGGTGGTCCCACTTTTCTTATTACCGCTTTTCCAATAGAAATCTCAGGTGAAAAATTGGTAATTGAGTTGTTAAAGAATGTTTCCAACAGCCTGTCCATTAACCCTAAAGATTATTCTGATCCAAGCAACAGTTTGGCTTTGAAGGATGAACTGACGAACTTATTTAACAGGCGGTATGTCGATGAGCGTCTATCGAAAGATATTGTGAAGGCTTTTGTCGAGCAGTTGCCAATGTCAGTAATATTTTTGGATGTTGATAATTTGAAAGAAATAAATGATTCACTAGGACATGCATTCGGAGATAAAGTCCTGATAGACGTTGCTGATATCATAATGCGATCAATCCGTTCTGATACCGATTGGGTGGCTCGATATGGCGGCGATGAATTTTTGATTTGCCTAAACAAAACCGATGCAAATGAGGCATTTGAAATTGCTGAAAGAGTACGAAATAAAGTAGCTGAACTAGTTATTTTGCAAAATAAGAAAATAGGGACGACCGTTTCGCTAGGCATATATTCCGGGCAAAAAGAAATGACTGCGGCTGAAGTAATATCTTTCGCTGATAAAAAAATGTACGAAGCTAAAAGAAACGGAAAAAATTGCACGATGCAGTAAATACATGCGTGGAAAATCCAAAAAAAGGCGGTGATGAGTTGTGAATATTCGGCTTTGGCCAAAAGCGAAAGCAGGAAAATATGCGTCATGTTTTACTCTGCTTTTTATTGTCATGATGATCTTAAAATATTATACTTACAGCATTCCTTTCCCAACTCCAGCTATCGCCGGCCTAGGAGTGATAGGCTTTGTTTTAGGAACTAGCTCAATGATAATAAACAAAGACAGATCTTTGCTGACACTGCTCTCTGTTGTCCTTGGCCTATTGGTTGTTCTTTGGATAGCAGCAGAAATACTGTTTCCTCATTAAATTAAAGTTCATGAATTACATATTTGGATGGATTGTTTATTATGCTTGTGTTATGATGTGCTTAGGTTACATTATTCGGCATAAAATACAAAATAATTTTGAAAGGGGTAAGAAAGATGTCAAAGCTAAGCATTATTGAGGGAATCGGAGAGACCTATGAGACCAAGTTGGAAGCGGCTGGAGTAAAGTCAATCGAAGCACTACTGGATACTTGCGCGACAAAAAACGGAAGAACTGAACTCGCTGAAAAAACAGGGATTTCTGAAAAGCTGATTCTCAAGTGGGCAAACCATGCCGATCTTGCCCGTATCAAGGGCATCGGCGGAGAATATGCTGAATTGCTGGAAGCTGCCGGCGTTGATACCGTCCCCGAGCTGGCAATGCGCAAAGCTGAAAACCTTTTCAAAAAGATGCAGGAAACCAACGATGCCAAATCTCTCGTAAGGAAATTGCCTACAGAGGCGCAGGTTGAAGATTGGGTAAAACAAGCGGCAGCGCTGCCCCGTATTCTGCAGTACTAAAAAAATCAAGAGGGTGTTCAAATGCTGAAAGAATTCAAAGAGTTTGCATTAAAAGGAAATGTCATCGACCTGGCCGTTGGCGTAATCATTGGTGGAGCGTTCGGCAAAATCGTCTCATCTCTAGTAAATGATATCCTCATGCCTGTAATTGGCGTTATTTTGGGTGGGGTAAGCTTCACTGATTTAAAATATGTTATCACACCTGCAAGCGGCGATATTGCAGAAGTGGCTATCCTTTACGGTTCGTTCATTCAAGCAATCGTAGATTTCCTTATTATTGCTTTTTCTATTTTCCTGTTTATTAAACTCCTAGCATCCAGAAAAAAGAAAGAAGCAGAAGCACCCTCGGCTCCGCCGGCACCTGCTCCGGAAGTTCTATTACTTGAAGAAATTCGCGACCTGCTGAGAACAAAACAGTAAGGAGTAGGAAACATGGACATAAAAGGAAAAATAGAAAAGCTTGTGGACAAGGTTAAGTCGGACAATGACTTTGCATCCAAGTTCTCCAGTGATCCGGTGAAGGCAATCGAATCTGTTCTTGGGATCGATCTACCCGATGATCAGATTAAAGCTCTCATTGATGGCGTAAAGGCAAAGGTATCTTTAGATCAGGCGGGCGGCCTGCTGGGTTCTATTAAGAAATTGTTTTAGCCGTGACGGGCAGAAGTGGCGGAAGCATAGCATCACAGATATTAACTCCCGTTTATTAAATGAAAAGGAGATGTTATATCTTGGAGGATACTAATTACAGAATGCCTTTAATCGGTGACACTGCTCCAGCTTTTGAAGCTGTGACCACCCAGGGGCCGATCAAGTTCCCGGAAGATTTCAAAGGGAAATGGGTTATTCTTTTCTCACACCCGGCAGATTTTACCCCTGTCTGCACCACTGAATTCATGACCTTTGCATCAATGGCGGACGAGTTCAAGGAATTGAACACTGAGCTTGTAGGTCTTTCGGTTGATTCCTTATATGCGCACATCGCATGGCTTCGAAAGATTCAGGAACTTGAGTGGAAGGGTATGAAAAACGTTGAGGTTAAATTCCCACTCATTGAAGATATTAAAATGGATGTAGCCAAAAAGTACGGAATGATACAGTCCCAGTCGACAACACAAGCTGTACGAGCAGTATTCTTTATTGACCCGAAGGGTATTATTCGTACTATCCTTTATTACCCTGCCTCTCTTGGCAGAAATTTTGAAGAGATCAAGAGAATTATTCTCGGGCTTCAAAAGGCTGATAAGGACTCGGTTGCAACACCCGCAAACTGGAGACCCGGTGACGATACCATTATCCCGACCCCCGGCTCTTGCGGTGTTGCAAAGGAAAGAATGGAGAGCAAGGACGAGAATAAATACTGTCTCGACTGGTTCCTTTGCTTCAATAAGGAAAAGAAATAACCACAGAAAAGAGATTTTAAAATGAAGAAGTTCACATTAACTGAAGCAAATGAAATTGCAGCCAAGCTGGGGATTGATTTCAGCAAAGTAAAGTTTACACCCGAAGAGTATTTGGAAGGCTTGAACATAGAACTTGAGCATGGTGTTGTTGATTTTGAAACCAATGTAACCAGTGATGACCCGCTTATGACGGGAAAGATTGCACTAGCTCATCTGAACGAAGTTCCTTTATACTATAATGAGGATATTGGCCTTGAGGCTTGGGAGCATGCGATAGAAGCTTTCAAAGGAGACCCGAAGGGTAAGAAAATCCAAATCGTATAGCCTACCTGGGACGAACAGTTTGAATGGCGAAGGAATGTGGCTTCCTTCGCCATTCTGGTAGTTGTATGAAAAAGTTGCTTGTTAATAAGTTATTATGAGGTAAATCATGAGTATTGGTTATGCTTGCCTGGCCGTTGGTGTACCAAACACTAGCATAAAAGGATGTCTGCTGAAAAACGCCAATGATGAAAAGCTGGCCGAATTGATTCGGCATAATTTAACGTCTCTTAAAAACATCATTGAGTATAATGATGCGAATAACGTCCGCCTTTTCCGGATCAGCTCTGATATTATCCCCTTCGGTTCAAGTCCGGCCAACGCGCTGCAATGGAGGAGCGTTTTTAAGGAAGAGATTTCCAGACTCGGGAGCCGTGTCAGAAAAGCAGGCATTCGGGTTTCAATGCATCCAGGGCAATATACTGTACTGAATTCGTCAGACAAGCAGGTGGCAGAACGTGCGGTTGATGACCTCGCTTATCATTCAGCGCTCATGGACAGTCTGGAAGTAGATTTCACCAATAAAATCATTCTACATGTTGGAGGCGCGTACGGAAACAAAAAAGAGGCAATGATGCGTTTTTCGGAACGTTATAAAGATCTGGATGATTCTATCAAACGGCGTCTAGTAATAGAAAATGACGACAAGGCCTACCATATCGGCGATGTAATGGAGCTGGGTTCACGCCTTGGGATTCCCGTCGTTTATGATAATCTTCATAATAAGGTCAATTGCTGCGACCCTTCAAAAAAAGATTACTATTGGATTTCACAGTGTTCAGCATCTTGGAAGCATGAGGCTGGCAGACAAAAAGTTCACTATTCGCAGCAGGATTTACACAAAAGCTCTGGTTCTCATTCCGAGAGTATTTCCGTAGCTGAGTTCCTGGATTTTTTTGCAGGCCTTGGCGAAAACAAACCAGATATCATGCTTGAAGTCAAGGATAAAAACCTCTCGGCAATTAAATGCATTAACTGTACGTCATATAATAACATAAAAATATTAGAGCTCGAGTGGAGTAGATATAAATACGCTGTACTTGAGAAATCGCCAAATCATTACAAAAAGATAAGGCAGCTTTTAAAGGACAAAACTTCATACCCTGCAATTGTGTTTTACCAAGCAATTGAACATGCCTATGCGCAGGAGGCCGTTACAGGAAATGGGGTCAATGCCGCATTACATGTCTGGGGTTATTTCAAGGGCATGGCAAGCACCAAAGAGAAAGAACGATTTTTTAACCTTTTGCAACTTTGTCAAAAAAGTGGCTCATCAATGGTTTCTTTGAAACGGTTTTTATTCAAGCTGGCAGATAAATATAAGCAGGAGTATTTGCTCAATTCCTATTATTTTATTTGATGTTGTCATTTGTCGCCGGGAGCAACGAAAAATGATTTCGATATAGCCGGATGGCAGCCGCACCTATCAAGACAACCATTCCTACAAGCGCAGTGGTTTGCAGCGGAGCGAATTCTCCTTTAAACCCTTCCGATGATTTCAAGAATTGATAGATACCAAAATAAGCCCATGCAATTGGCAGCGAAAAAGTAGCACTACGGTTTTTTAATTGGGCCACAATGACCAATAAGACTGCTATAATAAGTATAACAATTGCCCATACATTGTCGGCTATTCCAAATCCGTTCCAATTCATCTTGACGAGCGCCGCAGCAATATTAACGACAGTCGCAATAAACAACCAGCCAGTGTAAATTCCGAAGCTTAAAGGCAGCAGCCAACGCTTCTTTTCATGGATCTTTAGAAGCCTCTGGCAAAGCAAGGATAATGTGACGACAAATGCAAGAATGAAAAGCACAGATAACTCAACCAACACAAAGGAAAAAGAAATAATCCAAGCGATATTGAATGCACAGGAAATACAGAAAAGGGTGCTAATCTGGTCAACAGCACTCTGATAATATGGGTCATTTTTTCTGAAGATCATTACAATTATAGAGATAATGAGCAATGAATAGATTACACTCCAAATACTGAAGGTGGCAGGGCTAGGTGTTATTAGAGTAAGATACATGTCCGAAATTTGTTTTTGTGAGAGACCGTTTATTAGACCAATAGCACCTAGTGTATTGATAATCAGAGTGACTACCAAAAATATGCCATTAATCCACGCTTTTTTTGTCCTGTCCATATTAATCCTCCTTCAATGATGTTAAATAGTAATATTATTAATTTACTGACATAATAAAAACAACCTAAAATTTTATGCTTGTATTATTGCGTATTCTCCGGCATCCGGCCAAGGTTCGCATCTGATCCGGCCAGATGTCGCATGACATCCGGCCGGCAATGACCGCCGGTTTAGCATAGTGACGCTGTATTGTTTTTTGCAGTATAGCACGGTCAGTTGGCCGTGTCATCAGCGGAGTATAATTTTGCAGGATCGTCCCGCATGGTCGGACCGCCGAGCTCGAACCGGACAGAGCCGGTAACGAGTCGGTCCATAATGGCGTCGGCAATAGTCTTGTCGGCAAACGTGCCGTACCACATGCTGACTGGAAACTGTGCCGAGATGGCGATTGCCTTTTTCTGAGCCCTTCGTTCATCCACGACTTCATACAAGTCCAGGCAGGCCAGGGGCTGCAGCGTTTCAAGCCCGAAATCGTCCAGGATCAGAAGATCGGGTTTCTTCAAATCGCCGATCAGCTTTTCATAGCTTCCGTCGCCGCGCCCGACAGACAGGTTCAGGAGCAGCCTGCTCATTTTGTAACAGCGGACGGTCATGCCCGCCCGGCAGGCTTCCCGCCCAAAGGCGCTGACCAGATAGGTCTTTCCCGTTCCGGTAGGTCCGGTAACCAACAGGTTCCGCCCTTCCCGTATCCATTGCAGATCCGAAAGCCGCGCCACTTTATTCTTATCCAGCATTCGCTCCGGCTTGTAGGAAAGGTCGGAGAGCGTCGCCGAAGTATCGCGGAGGTTCGCTGTGTGAAGCAGCCGTTTTAACCGGGCGTTCTGCCGGGACAGCCACTGCGCATCCACAATCATAGCGAGGCGTTCTTCGAAGCTCAGCTCATTCATCGCGCCGGTTTCGAGCTGGCGGCGGTATTCGGCAACCATAGCTGCCTGCTTCATGGCCTGAAGCTTCTCCAGAGTCTGATTGATCATTTTCTCACCCCCTCTCACTGCCACACGTTGCCGCGCAGATTTTCATGTTCGGGGGTTGGCTTTGCCGAGGGAACGCTGCCGGTATCCCGTCCGTTCTTCAGAATGTTCCGGATGGTGGTGTAGTTGGCGGCATGCATACCGAGCGCCATGGCACAGGCGGCTTCGAGACGCTCATTCCCGTAAGTTTGACTCATCTGGAGGATGCCCATACAGGAACGATACGCCTGTTCTTCGACGGCTTGCTGTTTCAGAAGCCTGTCTATGACGGCGGTGGTGTTTTCTCCGATCTTTTGGGCCCAGTCGGAATATCTACGACCGTCGAAACCGTTGAACTTGACCTGATGCTGGTGGTTGGGCGGCATATGTTCCAAGATGGTCACATAACGGCTTCCGGAATAGCGGTGCTCATGGGTGGCAACTCTGTCGCCGTTTTCATCGAGAATTTCAATGACATTGCCGGATATGCGCAGTGTCACCGTCTGCTTGTACAGGGTGTAGGGAACCGAGTAGTAGAAGCCGTCCCACGCCACGTGGTAGTTGTCCGGCACCCGCCGGTCAATGAACTCGGCGAACTCATAGGGCTGCGCCGGAAGAGGCCGAAGCGCCGGCTTGTCTATCTCAAGAAATACGCTCTCCCGGGAACCCTGTCTCTTTTGAAACGGTTTGGCAGCGAGCTGTCTGACCCGCTTCTTGATGGCTGCGTTGAGTTCCCGGAACGAATAGAACACCTGGCCGCGAAGCCATTCCAGCAGCCAGATCTCCAGCCAGCCCACGCCGGATTCAACAGAACCTTTGTCCCGCGGCTTGCGAATCCGGGCGGGGACGACGGCAACGGCATAGTGCTGTGCAAAACTCCAATATGCCTTGTTGATCTCCGGATCGTAATACCGGGCGCTGGTAACCGCCGTTTTGGTGTTGTCAGGGACAATAATCTTCGGCACGCCGCCATACCACCCCAAGGCATCTACATGGCCTTTGATCCACTTATCCGCCTTCTCATCCGGGAAGGCTTCCACAAACGGGTAGGAGCTGTCTCCAAGCGTCGTGATGAAGAAGTGGGCGGTAAGCAGCTCGCCCGTGGATTCATCCACTACGCAGTCCAGCGTGTCGCCGACCCAGTCCACGAAAAGCTCTCTGCCGGGCTCACGGTTGATGGACATAACCACATTCTTGCCGGCCTCGTCCTTCCAGTCCTTGTATCGGCGGCAGAATTGACTGTAGCTCATGGAGCTGGCATAATCCTGCTCCCATATGTAGCGCATGTTTTTGCGGTTGTCTCGGCTTTGGAGGACTTTGTGGATGCCTTCCCACGGCGGGTCTGGTACGCTGGATTTCTTTCCGAAAGAATCCGGATACAGCAGTTCCCGGATTTCATTGTTGGTCATGGTTGTGGCATGGTCATAGTTCAGCCCTGCCTCCGTACAGCGGTGCTGGATCTCGCCCACGGTACTCTTCCCGCATTTAACGCTTTCTGCGATCTCCCGCTGCGTGAGTCCCATCTCCCACAGCCGCAAAATCTCCATAATTCTCATTTTCTCTGTACACCTCATTACCCTGCCCCCTGTACGTTGGTTTTGTCCATTGTACAAGGCGCGGTTTTGGGTGTCACTACGCTGGCCGGATGTCATGCGAACCTTGGCCCGATGTTATGCGATTCCTGGCCGGATCACGCAAAATTACTCATATTATAATATAATTACTGGCAATTTGTAAGCCCCTCTGTACGGAAATCGTCTTACTTTTTATAGTTCTTACCCCGATTCTGCTCCGTTTGGTTAGTCTTTGGCAAAGAGGAACTATCTACCATTTTTAGTGTGATTGACCAATGCCAACCATCAACCCGAACGCCAGCAAAGCACTTAGTTGTTTCCGTGATGTTCAGAATGATTTACTGCTGCGGATTAAGGCCAATTGAAGCTCGTCGCCTACGTCCGGAAGATGTTGATCTTAATACTGGCTGTGTAAAAATACTGGAATCCAAAGGTCATAAAGACCGCATCGTCAT belongs to Oscillospiraceae bacterium CM and includes:
- a CDS encoding leucine-rich repeat protein — encoded protein: MKMINLSLKRYTVLLISTLLLFSALVTPAYGITITPITPTQPITPITPITPITPIQPGDGTTLPPLISPEYDFTLSNGAATITKYKGTASKVVIPSQLGGSPVKVIGIMAFNGNKTLTDVVIPEGVTTLKDMSFYNCTNLVNVTLPSTLTRLEGESFALCSKLTSITLPDNLTFLDSYAFHGSGLTSITFPKNLTDFLFFHETNNLKAINVVPENPAFASIDRVLYTKDKKDLLLYPPAKPDITFSVPDGVLYLSHGAFSGSRYLQKVTVPASVVFVYGSFRYCESLTTVEFLGSTTKLYVDCFKGSKMLTNVTLPAKLELIPAEAFYKCSSLKSIVIPSTVKTIEHNAFSECINLASINLPAGLKEIQSGTFSGCTALSSIAIPETVELINNYAFSGCSNLSTVTIPSNVAKIGKKAFQSCSNLADARFTGNAPSIGIELFWNTSEGFTIYYPFGKEGWTTPTWYGYPTKGYLAYSDLPIIKVRTPITFPIPSSDPQTPPLTIPRPDFTLPLIPAPTEDEAPDLLPKEVLPILPGTDSFYSNASAWAVPELKEANGLGLIPDILKGADMTKSITREEFCELAVLLYEKMTGTTASPMTPNPFTDTTNSQILKAYKLGITTGTSATTFSPKTLINREQCATMLFRAIKAIAPNADYSVLGVNDFPDQKDISTWAVDGAKYMSKLGIIKGDTAGNFMPKPITVAQTTAGFGMAAREAAILMTVRTYNAID
- a CDS encoding GGDEF domain-containing protein is translated as MTNDILLSKIEDELERYRKLYDALRIIDPVNKRTIGRSDNSDYGLGNISFDYWTYDLISDDSIATKAFQENTCVMRLVHMGGPTFLITAFPIEISGEKLVIELLKNVSNSLSINPKDYSDPSNSLALKDELTNLFNRRYVDERLSKDIVKAFVEQLPMSVIFLDVDNLKEINDSLGHAFGDKVLIDVADIIMRSIRSDTDWVARYGGDEFLICLNKTDANEAFEIAERVRNKVAELVILQNKKIGTTVSLGIYSGQKEMTAAEVISFADKKMYEAKRNGKNCTMQ
- a CDS encoding DUF4332 domain-containing protein produces the protein MSKLSIIEGIGETYETKLEAAGVKSIEALLDTCATKNGRTELAEKTGISEKLILKWANHADLARIKGIGGEYAELLEAAGVDTVPELAMRKAENLFKKMQETNDAKSLVRKLPTEAQVEDWVKQAAALPRILQY
- the mscL gene encoding large-conductance mechanosensitive channel protein MscL codes for the protein MLKEFKEFALKGNVIDLAVGVIIGGAFGKIVSSLVNDILMPVIGVILGGVSFTDLKYVITPASGDIAEVAILYGSFIQAIVDFLIIAFSIFLFIKLLASRKKKEAEAPSAPPAPAPEVLLLEEIRDLLRTKQ
- a CDS encoding peroxiredoxin, translating into MPLIGDTAPAFEAVTTQGPIKFPEDFKGKWVILFSHPADFTPVCTTEFMTFASMADEFKELNTELVGLSVDSLYAHIAWLRKIQELEWKGMKNVEVKFPLIEDIKMDVAKKYGMIQSQSTTQAVRAVFFIDPKGIIRTILYYPASLGRNFEEIKRIILGLQKADKDSVATPANWRPGDDTIIPTPGSCGVAKERMESKDENKYCLDWFLCFNKEKK
- the uvsE gene encoding UV DNA damage repair endonuclease UvsE; translated protein: MSIGYACLAVGVPNTSIKGCLLKNANDEKLAELIRHNLTSLKNIIEYNDANNVRLFRISSDIIPFGSSPANALQWRSVFKEEISRLGSRVRKAGIRVSMHPGQYTVLNSSDKQVAERAVDDLAYHSALMDSLEVDFTNKIILHVGGAYGNKKEAMMRFSERYKDLDDSIKRRLVIENDDKAYHIGDVMELGSRLGIPVVYDNLHNKVNCCDPSKKDYYWISQCSASWKHEAGRQKVHYSQQDLHKSSGSHSESISVAEFLDFFAGLGENKPDIMLEVKDKNLSAIKCINCTSYNNIKILELEWSRYKYAVLEKSPNHYKKIRQLLKDKTSYPAIVFYQAIEHAYAQEAVTGNGVNAALHVWGYFKGMASTKEKERFFNLLQLCQKSGSSMVSLKRFLFKLADKYKQEYLLNSYYFI
- a CDS encoding tryptophan-rich sensory protein; protein product: MDRTKKAWINGIFLVVTLIINTLGAIGLINGLSQKQISDMYLTLITPSPATFSIWSVIYSLLIISIIVMIFRKNDPYYQSAVDQISTLFCISCAFNIAWIISFSFVLVELSVLFILAFVVTLSLLCQRLLKIHEKKRWLLPLSFGIYTGWLFIATVVNIAAALVKMNWNGFGIADNVWAIVILIIAVLLVIVAQLKNRSATFSLPIAWAYFGIYQFLKSSEGFKGEFAPLQTTALVGMVVLIGAAAIRLYRNHFSLLPATNDNIK
- a CDS encoding ATP-binding protein, which gives rise to MINQTLEKLQAMKQAAMVAEYRRQLETGAMNELSFEERLAMIVDAQWLSRQNARLKRLLHTANLRDTSATLSDLSYKPERMLDKNKVARLSDLQWIREGRNLLVTGPTGTGKTYLVSAFGREACRAGMTVRCYKMSRLLLNLSVGRGDGSYEKLIGDLKKPDLLILDDFGLETLQPLACLDLYEVVDERRAQKKAIAISAQFPVSMWYGTFADKTIADAIMDRLVTGSVRFELGGPTMRDDPAKLYSADDTAN
- the istA gene encoding IS21 family transposase, coding for MRCTEKMRIMEILRLWEMGLTQREIAESVKCGKSTVGEIQHRCTEAGLNYDHATTMTNNEIRELLYPDSFGKKSSVPDPPWEGIHKVLQSRDNRKNMRYIWEQDYASSMSYSQFCRRYKDWKDEAGKNVVMSINREPGRELFVDWVGDTLDCVVDESTGELLTAHFFITTLGDSSYPFVEAFPDEKADKWIKGHVDALGWYGGVPKIIVPDNTKTAVTSARYYDPEINKAYWSFAQHYAVAVVPARIRKPRDKGSVESGVGWLEIWLLEWLRGQVFYSFRELNAAIKKRVRQLAAKPFQKRQGSRESVFLEIDKPALRPLPAQPYEFAEFIDRRVPDNYHVAWDGFYYSVPYTLYKQTVTLRISGNVIEILDENGDRVATHEHRYSGSRYVTILEHMPPNHQHQVKFNGFDGRRYSDWAQKIGENTTAVIDRLLKQQAVEEQAYRSCMGILQMSQTYGNERLEAACAMALGMHAANYTTIRNILKNGRDTGSVPSAKPTPEHENLRGNVWQ